Within Paenibacillus sabinae T27, the genomic segment ACGGGTAAGTCGGACACTGTATGTGGTAAAATCAAGTGAGTTGAAGCGATGCATAATTCCGGTATAGGCCGTTCCTACCCTTGTAATCCATTTTACGGCTTCCAGCGCAGCCAGGCAACCCGCAATACCTGAGGTTGCGCCCAAAACTGGAAATCCCAAAGGTTCCCACTGAGGCTGTCTGTCGGGGTACAAGCACTCCATACATGGTGTTTCTCCGGGAATCATCGTTGTGAGCGATATTTCAAAGCCGTACATCGCCGCCTCGATCATCGGCTTGCCGGCGTCCACACAGAGCCGGTTCAATTCATATCGCTCGGGAAAATCATAGCGGGCGTCAATGACAATATCTGCGCTCTCGATCCATGGTTTGGCTTTGTCGTATTCAATTCTGGAATTATATCCTTCAATTTCCACCTCGGGATTAAGCCGCCGCAGATGCTCCACGGCGGTGCTCATCCGCTCCATTCCCAGGTGATCATTGTCCATCAGAATCTGCCGGTTCAAGTCCGGCAGGACAATCTTGCCTTCATGAGCGAGTATCAGTTTGCCGACTCCGGCGGCTGCCAAATAAATCGCAGCCGTTCCGCCAAGGCCGCCGATACCCGCGATCATTACCGTAGCTTCTTTTAGTGCCTTCTGTCCGCTCTCTCCAAGCAGTTTCAACTGCCGTGCATATCGCTGCTGCTCCGTCAATCCGGCCAATGCTTGCTCCATTGTCTTCTCCCCCTGTTATCGCTCATGGCTTAATTATTTCAATATAGTATAGAATCGGAGGAGTTTTCTGACAGTGAAGTTTATCCCTCCAGACTGAGCAGTCCGTGCACAGAGGTCAATTCTTTATATTTCTCCAAAAAGGCGAGCCCCTCTTCTACGCAAGCTACCCCGTAGGCCACCGTCTTGTCCAGAGAAGTGAACGGAAACGGAAAGCCTGCGCGGAGACTCTTCATTACAAGAATAACGCGGCCGCTATAGAGCAGCCCGCGGCCGAAGCCCTCGACGTTGATTTCCGCAGAGCTTTGAATCATCAAGCCGCAGTTCTCTTCCATC encodes:
- a CDS encoding HesA/MoeB/ThiF family protein, which translates into the protein MEQALAGLTEQQRYARQLKLLGESGQKALKEATVMIAGIGGLGGTAAIYLAAAGVGKLILAHEGKIVLPDLNRQILMDNDHLGMERMSTAVEHLRRLNPEVEIEGYNSRIEYDKAKPWIESADIVIDARYDFPERYELNRLCVDAGKPMIEAAMYGFEISLTTMIPGETPCMECLYPDRQPQWEPLGFPVLGATSGIAGCLAALEAVKWITRVGTAYTGIMHRFNSLDFTTYSVRLTRNPNCACCGEGGKP
- a CDS encoding NifX-associated nitrogen fixation protein; the encoded protein is MNDLLSASDHFGRHAALTPEEKIAKLFLVSAEDKAKSDFNCTASDDVRRQVPLLFQAIAGVMEENCGLMIQSSAEINVEGFGRGLLYSGRVILVMKSLRAGFPFPFTSLDKTVAYGVACVEEGLAFLEKYKELTSVHGLLSLEG